The Gemmatimonadota bacterium genomic sequence GCCTGGTCCGTCAGGCGTTCTCAAAATGCGGAGGAGGAGATCAAAGCGGCAGATTATCCCAATATCAGACTTTTTACAGTCAAACGCAGTGCCACTCAAAGGCCCGCGCAAGATGTTGAGGGCATGTGGAGTGTATGCGATACGAGTAGTGTCGGCAATTTTTCTGCGGTGGCCTATTATTTTGGGCGCCGCCTGCACAAATCTTTGAATGTGTCCATTGGTCTTATCAATACATCCTGGGGTGGTACACCGGCTGAAGCCTGGACTTCATTGCCCGCGCTTCAAGTCGTACCGGAGTATGCGCCGCTGGGTAAACGCTGGGCAGAACATATCGCCGCTTATCCAGAAGCACAGAAGAGATTTCAAGCCAGACTCGCTGTCTGGCGTGCAAATACCGATAGCTTGCGCGCTCTGGGGCAACGCCGCCCGCGAGCACCGCGCGGTCCAAATCATCCCCATCGCCCGTCTGTGCTCTACAATGGGATGATCGCACCTCTCGTTCCCTATGGCATTCGCGGTGCGATATGGTATCAGGGGGAATCAAATGCTGGCCGCGCGTATCAATATCGCGCGTTGTTTCCAGCGATGATTCAGGACTGGCGTTCGAGTTGGGGGCAGGGCGCATTTCCATTTTTCTTTGTACAGCTTGCCAATTTTAGACAGGTAAAGGAAAATCCAGAGGAGAGTGCCTGGGCTGAATTGCGCGAGGCGCAATTGATGGCGCTTTCATTGCCAAATACGGGTATGGCTGTGGCGATTGATATTGGAGAGGCAGACGATATTCACCCGAGGAATAAACAGGATGTTGGCTTGCGTCTGGCTCTGGGGGCAGAAGCTACGGTCTATGGTATGGATCAACCGCATTCTGGTCCTGTGTATCGGTCTATGGCGGTTGAAGAAGACAAAATTCGCCTGAAATTTGATCACGCGTATGGCGGCCTGAAAGCAAAGGGCAATATGCTCAAGGGTTTTGCAATTGCCGGACAAGATAGCAAATTTATCTGGGCAGAGGCAAAAATTGATGGCAACGATGTGCTGGTCTGGAGCAAAGATGTGCAGCAGCCCGTTGCTGTCCGATACGCATGGGCAGATAATCCAGTTTGCAATTTGTACAATGGCGCAGATTTGCCAGCATCGCCTTTTCGCACAGATGACTGGCGCGGTATCACCGCTGATCGGCAGTGAGTCCCACCTTCACAGGAGATTCCAATGTCCGCTATGAAAGCAGCACTTTACAAGGGTATCCGCGAAATTGAATGGCAAGATGTTGAATATACGCCCCCGGCACCGGGTTATATTACTCTGCAAACGAGGAGTTCTGGTATCTGCGGTAGCGATCTGCACAATTATTTTGGCGAGTGGAAACCTTCACTCGAACGCGCCGCGGGACACGAGTTGTGTGGCACGGTTGCCGAAGTTGGCGAGGGCGTGACTGATATTGAGGTGGGAGACCTCGTCACTGCCGAATGTTTCTCGCATTGCGGTACATGTCACTACTGTGTTACAGGTCGCTACAATCACTGCGCCAATCGCAAGTGGTTTTCGGGAGAATCGCACGGTGGTTTTGCCGAATATACAACCGCACACAAAAATAGTGTCTTCAAATTGCCCGACATGACTTTTGAACAGGGTGCGCTTGTAGAACCCCTCGCTGTCGCGCATCGTGCACTCGCACAGGCAAAAGCGTCTTACCAGGATCGGGTTGCCGTGATCGGTGGGGGAACAATTGGTCAACTTTGTCTGGCAGTTGCCAAAGCTATTGGTGTGCGCGAAACGCTGATTACCGCCAAATATCCGCAGCAGGCCGACCTCGCGCGTGACCTGGGCGCGGATCACATCGTCGATATTACAACGACCGATGTGAAGGATGTGGTTAATGATCTCACCGATGGCATGGGGTATGACGCCGTTATCGAAACTGTGGGCACCGCGCAGAACTTCGATGATTCTATCGCTATATCGCGCCGCCATGCCATGATCGTTCTCGTGGCCGGTTACTTCAAGCCCCTCGAGGTTGACTTGCGATCAATTGTCTGGTCCGAAGTCAATATCACGGGGTCCAATTGTTACGGTTTCAGCGGCATGCGGACCGATTTTGATGTCGCTATTGACCTTATTACTTCTGGGCGCGTGGAAGCTACGAAACTCGTCACCCATCGCTACCCCTTTGCCGATATCGCCGAAGCTTTTCACACCGCCGCTGACAAAAAGTCCGGTTGTGTCAAAGTGCATCTCGTAAAATAAAAAGGTTTGTGCTATGGGTATTCGTCTCGGTATTGTCGGCGTAGGGGCATTTGCACAGGGCTTTATTCCCCTGTTCAATGCACATCCAGATGTAGATCAGGTCGTTCTGTGCGATCTGGATGAAGAAAAACGCCAGAGTAACGCCGAAAAACACGGGATTGTGCAGACGTCGCCGTCTCTCGATGATCTGTGTGATACCGATGTTGATGCTATCGCGCTTTTTACCCAGAACTGGTTGCACGGGCCGCAGGCAGTGCAAGCACTTCGCGCGGGTAAACACGTCTATTCAGCCGTGCCACCGGGCATGGCACTCGACGAAATTCGCGCGATTGCCGAAGCTGTCTGCGAGACGGGTAATATCTATATGCTCGGTGAAACGAGTTACTATTATCCGGCAGTGATTTACTGTCGGCAGCGATTCCGCGAGGGCGCATTTGGCGATATTGTGTACGCCGAAGCCGAATATTATCACGACTGGGATCACGGTCTGTACGCTGTTGCAAAGTGGCGCGGAGGGAAAAATTGGCGCGAAACCGCTGGCAAACCCCCTATGTTTTATCCCACCCATTCGACGAGTCAGATTCTCTCTATCACTGGCGCGCGTATGACCCACGTTTCATGCCAGGGTTTCACAGATCGCCACGAGGATAGAATCTATAAATCAAATAAGTGGAATAATCCTTTCAGCAATGAGTCTGCGCTGTTCAAACTGTCCGATGGCAGCACCGCGCGCATCAATGAATTTCGCCGTGTTGGACATCCGGGGACGGTGCGTATGACGATGTTTGGCACACAGGGCAGCTTTGAACACAATGCCTCGGGTGCCGTCTGGCTCACAAAAGATCGGTCTGAACGCGAATCTCTCGACGCGCAACTCACCTGTCGCGTAGCGGTAAGACGCGTTGAGGGCGATATGGATAAGGTTATCGCAGACGATGGAACGCATCACACAGTTGCTCCCGTTCATCCCGTTCACCGCTTGCCCGATGCGTTTAGAGGTTTGCCCAATGGTCACAATGGCTCACATCAGTTTCTGGTTGACGATTTTGTTCGCGCCTGTGTCTCGGACAAGACGCCGCCGAACAATATTTACGAAGCTGCGCGCTATATGATCCCGGGCCTCATTGCCCACGAATCGGCCCTTAAGGGCGGTGAATTGCTCGAGATTCCCGATTTGGGCGATCCGCCCACGGGTAATCGTCTGGAAATTGATTGATCAGTTGTGGGGAGAGTAGAATTCATCCATAAACAGGGAGTTGACCATGTCTTATTTTTCTAATGAAGAAAAAGCCTTTTTTAAAAAAAATGGTTATGTTGTCAAACCCGACCTGATTGCATCAGACCTACTCAAAAATGCGCGGGATGCCGTGTGGGAATATATCGAGGCGGATCGCGATGATCCCCAGACATGGATTAACGCGGGGCCAAAAGGCAATCTGCCGTGTAGCGACCATCCCGCAGTCGCGGCTATGAGGACAGATACACCGCTTTACGATATGGCCGAAGAACTCGCGGGTAAGGGGCGTCTTCGTTCGCCTGGGAATGGGCTGTGTAAAATGATTTACCCGAGCGGGCATACGGACTGGCAGCCGCCGCGAGGACATCTGGACGGGTATCTCATCGAGGGGGTTGCGGATACTTTCACCGTTGCTGTGACTATTAATATCAGCGATGTTTTGCCCCGTGGCGGCGGTTTTACCACATGGGCGGGAGCACACCTCAAGGTTGCCAGATATTTCCAGGCGCATGCCCTGACTAATTTGAGCGGTCTCAAAGTGCCCGGTTTTTTACATCCCGATACGCGCTATGAACACGCCGCACCTGCGGGCACGGTTTGCTTCTGGCACCACTATATGTTGCACACGGCCAGTATGAACTGTCGGACAGATATCCGCATGGCGCTTGTCAATCGCTTTGCTTTCAAGAACCTGAGCGATATCCTGTTCGACCTGCCCTTCGATCTGTGGGATCACTGGGAAGGCTTGCGCGATATCAACTGAAAGGATGCCGTTATGGCACGAATGAAACGACTTGAAAAGCTCGATGGCTTCGCCAATGTGCAGATGGTCGAAGTCGAACAGCCAGAACCCGGTCCCGATCAGATGCTGATTGAGGTCAAGCGCAGCCTGATTAGCAGGGGGTCGGAGCTATTTTGGCGATACGTCCGGGAAGAGGCGGTAAGTCCTGAGATGATGGGGTATTCCGACGCGGGTGAGGTCGTGGGCGTGGGGGCCAACATCCAGGATTTCGCAGTGGGACAGCGCGTCATGGCGAACACCCCGCACGCTCAGTACGTCATTGCCGGCGAAACCGAGAGATCCCGGCGCGCTTTCCCCCTTCCGGAAGAACTCAGCTATGAGACCGCGACCTTTCTCCCTCTCGCGACCAGTTCTGTGATGTGGATGCGCTCTTCGCCAATAGAACCCGGGCAGACCGTTGTCGTGCTCGGTCAGGGGATTGTAGGTGCCCTGTGCGCTCAGATCGTCTGGGAACGCGATCCCGGATGTGTAATCGTCGTCGATGCACAGCCTCTCCGATGCGATATCGCGCGGAAACTGGGGCACGAAAATGTGATCAATGTCTCCCAGACCGACTCCGTGGCAGCGGTCAAGGAACTCACAGATGGCAAGGGTGCCGACCTCGTCGTCGAGTGCGTCGGGGGCTACGCTGGTATCCAGTCCTTCGAACAAGCTCAGAAGATGCTCGCATCCCGGGGAACGATTCATCTCATCGCGAAGTATCAAGGTGCTCCATTGCCTCTGGAAGGGGACGCCTTTATGAATAAGCAGATCATCGCGGGCATCCGCATCGATACACCCAGAGAGGCGTGTATGCGGGATGCAGCCCAGATGCTGATCGACGGACGGGTCAAAGTCGCCGAACTGATCACCCACAGACTCCCATGGGAACAAACTCCGGATGCGTATCACCTGCTCTATCACAAGCCGGACGAAGCACTCGGCGTCATTCTGGAGTGGGATTGATCTGATTTTGAGCAGGACAGGAGACGCTATGAAGAAACTTCGATTGGCTGTTGTGGGTTGCGGTGCTTATGAAAGTTCCCGTGCTCGCGGATATATCGCGACGATGGTCAAGCTGACCGATCTCTACGATTTGTGCGCGATCTGTGATCATAGCGAGCAGGCGTTACAGGTTGTTGGCGAGCGTTTTGGCGTTGACGCGAGATATACCGATTTTGAAGCGATGCTGGATGGGGAAAAGCCAGATGTGGTTTTTATTCTTGTCCCCACAGATGGACAGGCGGTCATGGCTTTGGCGGCTGTTGAGCGCGGCTGTCATATTATCACGGAGATTCCCTATGCCCACACGCTGGCGATTGGCGATGCAATTGATCGGGCATGTCGAGATAGAGGCGTTGTTTGGGAGGTTGCTGAAAATGTCTGGCTCTGGCCTCAGGAACAATTAAAGCAAAAGATCGTTAGAAAAGGACTGCTTGGAAAACTGACACATGCGCGTCTGTGGTACACGTCTGGTAGCTATCACGGGATCAACGGGGTTAGAATGATCCTCGACAAGGCCGCGACCCGTGCCCTGGGCTATGCACAATCGGTGGAGGTGTTGCCATATAGCAATTATGGCGGGGAACAGGAAACGACCCGATGGTGGGAGAGTGCTGTTGTCGAGTTCGAAGATGACATTGTTTGTTTATACGAGATGTCGCCAGCGGGTGCGCGCAGTAACTTCTGGGATATCGAAGGGGTGGAAGGGCATCTTTCGGGCAATGAACTGGTGCTTTATGGAGGTAGTGAACGCACATCTTACCCAATTCGGGAGATGTTCGAGGAGATTGACGGAGAGCAGATTCTCTCGTCTGTTCGCGTAGATACCGATCCACCGGTTGTCTGGGAGAATCCATTCAAGCGCCAGAAGGTTTCCCATGCGGACGATGTGGCTAAAGCCGCGATTCTCAATAGCCTTTACAGGGCAGTGACAGAGGGAGCAGAACCGCAGTACAGTCCTGCAAATGCCCGCAGGGATCTGGAGATCTGGATTGCGATTCGCGAAAGCGCGAATAGGGGTAGTGTCTGGGTTGATCTTCCGCTGACGGAAGAGACAGATCTCGAGTGTCGCTTTGAAGCCGAATTTGTTCGGCAGTACGGGGGGCATCCCATCACAGACCACAAGCGTCTGTTAAATGCCCCTTTCCAGCGTCTCAGTCCGCTGTGGACGGTGGCTGGTTGGTTGTGATGTGCACTACTCAGATTGGAGAGATATGATGCGTTTTTTTATGATGTTCTTGTCGATGGTTATTGTTTCAGCTCAAACTGTGCAAGCGCAACCGGCAGATGTGAAAAGTCATGTTGCTGCGCTTAAAGGCAAGACGTTCTGGATCAAAATCGATTTTGTAGAGGTGAATGACGGGATTCGAGGTATTGATGCGGCAAATGTTTTTGAGAATGGGGAAGTTTCATACCGCGCCACAATAGGCGGTTTTCGCCAATCTCAGTCTCAGTCTGCAGAGGATTTTGCCGAGGAAGTCAGGAATATCATTATACGAGATGAGCTTTCGGGGTGGAGCGTGCGGGTGATCCAAAGGGGCGCGAAAGTTCAAATCCGAAAAGCTGAGGCAAGGGAGAAAGAGGTCTATATTGAACTCGACAGACTGTCAGGTGCTCGCCATGCCGTTCGCCTCAAGGTCAATAGGGATAAGTACACGATTCCCGAAGTTGAACGTCTTTTCAATATCGCCTTTGCTGCAAGCGAAGCGGAATTAGAAGGTGCAGAGGATACCGTTTTGCTCAAAATGAATATGTCCATTGAAGAAGTGATCGCCCTGAAAGGCAAACCCAAAACGCGCGTTGACCTCGGCTCCAAAACCGTTCTCACTTATGACGACTTGAAACTGATATTCAAAGATGGGAAATTGGTTGATGCGGAATGAAGTCTCTTCTTATCTCTACGCATTTTCCAGCACGTCTCTCATCGCTTTGCCCTCTTCGCGGAACCATTGCATTAAGATGCTCACATCGGTTCCCACACAAAAGTGTTTCACGCCCATGTCCAAATATCGCTTCGCGCCTCTGGCATCTCCGAGTTCTGCCCGGGGCGCAACGCCCATTTTAAGCGATGTTTCGATCACGTATTTTTCCGCTTCTTGTACCTTTTCTCTGGCATAGCCCGTGTTCAGAGAATAATCTCCTGGCCCAAACTGTATCATATCTAAGCCCGGT encodes the following:
- a CDS encoding Gfo/Idh/MocA family oxidoreductase, whose product is MRITCSITSRTKHSASFWSGIDLILSRTGDAMKKLRLAVVGCGAYESSRARGYIATMVKLTDLYDLCAICDHSEQALQVVGERFGVDARYTDFEAMLDGEKPDVVFILVPTDGQAVMALAAVERGCHIITEIPYAHTLAIGDAIDRACRDRGVVWEVAENVWLWPQEQLKQKIVRKGLLGKLTHARLWYTSGSYHGINGVRMILDKAATRALGYAQSVEVLPYSNYGGEQETTRWWESAVVEFEDDIVCLYEMSPAGARSNFWDIEGVEGHLSGNELVLYGGSERTSYPIREMFEEIDGEQILSSVRVDTDPPVVWENPFKRQKVSHADDVAKAAILNSLYRAVTEGAEPQYSPANARRDLEIWIAIRESANRGSVWVDLPLTEETDLECRFEAEFVRQYGGHPITDHKRLLNAPFQRLSPLWTVAGWL
- a CDS encoding Gfo/Idh/MocA family oxidoreductase, with amino-acid sequence MGIRLGIVGVGAFAQGFIPLFNAHPDVDQVVLCDLDEEKRQSNAEKHGIVQTSPSLDDLCDTDVDAIALFTQNWLHGPQAVQALRAGKHVYSAVPPGMALDEIRAIAEAVCETGNIYMLGETSYYYPAVIYCRQRFREGAFGDIVYAEAEYYHDWDHGLYAVAKWRGGKNWRETAGKPPMFYPTHSTSQILSITGARMTHVSCQGFTDRHEDRIYKSNKWNNPFSNESALFKLSDGSTARINEFRRVGHPGTVRMTMFGTQGSFEHNASGAVWLTKDRSERESLDAQLTCRVAVRRVEGDMDKVIADDGTHHTVAPVHPVHRLPDAFRGLPNGHNGSHQFLVDDFVRACVSDKTPPNNIYEAARYMIPGLIAHESALKGGELLEIPDLGDPPTGNRLEID
- a CDS encoding sialate O-acetylesterase, translating into MTSTLRKSIVALLLLLPYPVLADVSLPAIFSDNMVLQRQIAISVWGNASANEEITIELDTQRVTITADAGGTWQIHLSPMDAGGPYQLTVRGKNVVTFNNVMVGEVWVCSGQSNMAWSVRRSQNAEEEIKAADYPNIRLFTVKRSATQRPAQDVEGMWSVCDTSSVGNFSAVAYYFGRRLHKSLNVSIGLINTSWGGTPAEAWTSLPALQVVPEYAPLGKRWAEHIAAYPEAQKRFQARLAVWRANTDSLRALGQRRPRAPRGPNHPHRPSVLYNGMIAPLVPYGIRGAIWYQGESNAGRAYQYRALFPAMIQDWRSSWGQGAFPFFFVQLANFRQVKENPEESAWAELREAQLMALSLPNTGMAVAIDIGEADDIHPRNKQDVGLRLALGAEATVYGMDQPHSGPVYRSMAVEEDKIRLKFDHAYGGLKAKGNMLKGFAIAGQDSKFIWAEAKIDGNDVLVWSKDVQQPVAVRYAWADNPVCNLYNGADLPASPFRTDDWRGITADRQ
- a CDS encoding alcohol dehydrogenase catalytic domain-containing protein, whose translation is MSAMKAALYKGIREIEWQDVEYTPPAPGYITLQTRSSGICGSDLHNYFGEWKPSLERAAGHELCGTVAEVGEGVTDIEVGDLVTAECFSHCGTCHYCVTGRYNHCANRKWFSGESHGGFAEYTTAHKNSVFKLPDMTFEQGALVEPLAVAHRALAQAKASYQDRVAVIGGGTIGQLCLAVAKAIGVRETLITAKYPQQADLARDLGADHIVDITTTDVKDVVNDLTDGMGYDAVIETVGTAQNFDDSIAISRRHAMIVLVAGYFKPLEVDLRSIVWSEVNITGSNCYGFSGMRTDFDVAIDLITSGRVEATKLVTHRYPFADIAEAFHTAADKKSGCVKVHLVK
- a CDS encoding zinc-binding dehydrogenase, yielding MARMKRLEKLDGFANVQMVEVEQPEPGPDQMLIEVKRSLISRGSELFWRYVREEAVSPEMMGYSDAGEVVGVGANIQDFAVGQRVMANTPHAQYVIAGETERSRRAFPLPEELSYETATFLPLATSSVMWMRSSPIEPGQTVVVLGQGIVGALCAQIVWERDPGCVIVVDAQPLRCDIARKLGHENVINVSQTDSVAAVKELTDGKGADLVVECVGGYAGIQSFEQAQKMLASRGTIHLIAKYQGAPLPLEGDAFMNKQIIAGIRIDTPREACMRDAAQMLIDGRVKVAELITHRLPWEQTPDAYHLLYHKPDEALGVILEWD